The following is a genomic window from Cryptococcus neoformans var. grubii H99 chromosome 12, complete sequence.
TTTGAGGGTCTCAGAGAAGGGGAGACGGTTAAGGTCATGTTCAGAGACGTAGAGTTGGCTCTGATATTTCTTGTTGAGTTTGTTAGCCTTCTTTCGAAGAAGGACGGGGGCGAGAGTCTCAGGAGTGAATACACAGAGGACCATAGCGGCACCAAcgaaaatgaagagaaCCCAGTAGATCCAACGCCAAGTGTGGGTTCTTTCGGCAATCCAGCCTCCAAACAATGGACCAAGACAAGGCCCCATGCTGTGCAGAACTCGTCAGAAAAAGTTGCCCAATAAAGTAGAAAAGATAACTTACAAGAGAGTAGAACTGAACATGGCCATAGGAAGACCACGGTCCTTTGTGTCCCAGATGTCTGCAATGGTGCCGCCTACATTGGTAAATGGCGCGGAGGAAGCAAGACCAGCAATCATACGACCAGCAAGCATGGTAGCAATGTTCTTGGCAAGacaagaagggagagtGAAAAGGAAGTAAAAGATCATGCTGACGGCATAGATAGGTCGTCGACCGACAACTTCACTCACTGAAGTGAGATCGTCAGCTAGGAGGCCATTAAATATGTTATGGGTAGAGATGTAAGGACCTACAAGGGGCAAAGATAAGAGGACCAATGCCGAAACCGGCGACGAAAAGAGTGATGGAAAGGTAGATGGCTTCGTCGGAGACATGAAGAGTTTCGGCGGCACCAGGAAGGTCACCAGTTGGCATGGCACTACCAAGGGCAACGacaagacaaagaagagaagcagcAGTGGTGGCATACCTGGTAGTGCTGTGTTAGCATTTGTGCGTGATATTATTAGCTAATAAATGAACTTGCCATTTTCGGGCCTTGGTCCATTCCTTGGGATTTTCTCCTGGGTCGAAGCGCACAGTCATCCGCCCATTACCGAGCTTCTCCGCATCCCCTGCAGACTTATGGACACTATCTTTGGAGTCATTTGATGGTGGTTCTCCGGCCAGCGTAGTAGCGGAATGGGATTGGGGTGAGTTGGTGCAGGTGGTGGTTCGAGAGGCGGGACTTGATACACGACTCGGAACAATTGTGATCGCATcggcttcctcctcatcttcatcacgGAGAATCTCTTCTTGAGCGTCGGTGTAGATAGGGGGTTGGGCGAATTCAGCCTCTACTGGTTCCAGCATTTTGTATGTGTGTTTGTGATATGTGTCTGTATTAGTGTTGGGTAGGTAAGTGTAGTAGTGTTTCTATTAGTATATTAAAGGTTCGAGGAGAACTAAAGTGAGCTGTGGAGAGGCTGGATGTTTTGATACAAGTTGGGATACATCCTGCTCTGTGAGTATGGCTGAAGCTTTTATACCTTTCCatgagaaaagaggatTTCCAAATTGTACGCGGTGTACCGCGGTCTGTCTGGTGCGATTCGCCTGCGTTAAAGAGCCTTTTAATGTGAGTCAATGAATAATATTATGCGGGTGCCGAGTATGAGATGACGCTCATAATTTTTAGTGATAAGTGGATCGATGGTGtgtgatggaagaaaagatgatgatcatGAAACTGAGCCAAATCGAAAGAAGTGTAAGAATGTACATCGAACTCAGCCCTCGCCACTATCAGGCTGAGGTGGAGAGTGGAGAACCAACCATGTCCAGAGCGGACAGCTCCTCGGCCGCGGGAATTCCGTGGGAAATTCTTACGGCCGGTGGTGATGTCCACCAACTTTTTGCGCCTATTATGAAAATAGTGGTTTTTTTCTGCGCCTAATGATGAAAAATCGGTCACGGCGGTACCTAACGGAAGTCACCGCTCCCCACGGATCATTATTTGGTGACCGACTATCACGACCTATACATAGGTGCACGAAGAGGCTGCTGTAAGGCCGAGAATCATCCAAGTCAATCCGAACACCGTCCCAAATCCCCGCGGCATCACCTAAGATGCTTTCAACAACCCCCAGAGCCTTTTTCATAATACTAGACGTCGCCGCTCATAATCAGCCCTTCAAACTTCAGACTCGGGCGGCTCAATTGAGAACCAAGTCCCGTTATGTGGCGCGACAGCTATCGACTTTGGTGGAAATGAAACCGAGAGACTTGAGCAAGCAGTCATTCCGGTCGGTATCGCTGAAACAGCAGTTGCGTATGGAAAACAGGATGCTGGGATGCAGACGTTATCTCTCTAGTGGAAAATCCAAAGCGGTTAATGCGACCGC
Proteins encoded in this region:
- a CDS encoding spermine transporter; this translates as MLEPVEAEFAQPPIYTDAQEEILRDEDEEEADAITIVPSRVSSPASRTTTCTNSPQSHSATTLAGEPPSNDSKDSVHKSAGDAEKLGNGRMTVRFDPGENPKEWTKARKWYATTAASLLCLVVALGSAMPTGDLPGAAETLHVSDEAIYLSITLFVAGFGIGPLIFAPLSEVVGRRPIYAVSMIFYFLFTLPSCLAKNIATMLAGRMIAGLASSAPFTNVGGTIADIWDTKDRGLPMAMFSSTLFMGPCLGPLFGGWIAERTHTWRWIYWVLFIFVGAAMVLCVFTPETLAPVLLRKKANKLNKKYQSQLYVSEHDLNRLPFSETLKNAMVRPIILMFCEPIIILFTFYLSFVYALLYATFFAFPIAFEEIRGWSMGMTGVTFVSIIIGIAIANCLMPIQERLYRQHSEKYGPAPEARLYPMMLGALVLPVALFILAFTSYPGIIWVGPCISGILFGFSMVIIYISGNSYVVDSYANVAASAISAKNMTRSLIGASVPLWITQLFHNLGFQYGGLLLALVSVVIIPIPYYFYYKGASVRKRSKRTVQ